In Rutidosis leptorrhynchoides isolate AG116_Rl617_1_P2 chromosome 2, CSIRO_AGI_Rlap_v1, whole genome shotgun sequence, one genomic interval encodes:
- the LOC139894300 gene encoding uncharacterized protein yields MASTSSASVQLSLQCREFDFPEILLATDNFNESLVIGSGGFGKVYKGNIISNGSNDAIVAIKCLDSMSSQGATEFWAEIEMLSKLRHCHIVSLIGYCNHGKEMILIYEYMPNGSLEDHLHKLGTPLSWVQRLNICIGAGRGLHYLHTGTGIEFGVIHRDVKSSNILLNESWAAKLSDFGLSKIGPTNQPSTYVNTLIKGTFGYLDPNYFTTGRLTRKSDVYAFGVVLFEVLCRKRAVDRSLDEDQWGLAIWAQDKMNEGNLRSIIDCDIRDQISQKSLKHYVRISRRCLHNHPKQRPTMVEVVACLESVLTIQEKVNSSLKPGIRTIFGKMSNMLPFPSNQENSAKNYQKIPSNNNTDTGMASSRFLDSSKVPSNFRYPNPRLKVYTFADLINATSNFGQDLILGEGAFGKVFLGWVNENTFAPSSCGVGIPVAVKRRSASSYEGHAEWLAEVSFLGRLAHSNIINLLGYCSDEHEYLLVYEYMQNQSFDRFLYNDPRLNATPLSWGTRLIILIGVARGLTYLHSSKEQIIYNNVRSSSILLDQEYNAKLGDFKLARFGPEVGKTHVTTKVVSYGSIFAPEYYCTGHLSVKSDIYCFGALLLETTTGQKWMDIMRRYETQDLTHWASLILKIRTDLKEIVDLGELMYPAEGVNECVTLALRCLAYKPKDRPSIEEVLPSLERICATSK; encoded by the exons ATGGCTTCTACCTCCTCTGCCTCAGTACAATTATCACTACAATGTCGCGAATTCGATTTTCCTGAAATTTTATTAGCAACTGACAACTTTAACGAATCACTAGTAATTGGCAGTGGAGGTTTTGGAAAAGTTTACAAAGGTAACATAATAAGTAATGGATCAAATGATGCCATCGTTGCCATTAAATGTTTGGATTCAATGTCAAGTCAAGGGGCAACAGAATTTTGGGCAGAAATTGAAATGCTTTCTAAGTTGCGCCACTGTCATATTGTCTCTTTAATTGGTTATTGTAATCATGGTAAAGAGAtgattcttatatatgaatatatgccaAATGGATCACTTGAAGATCATCTACACAAACTTGGTACTCCGCTTTCTTGGGTTCAACGACTTAATATCTGCATAGGTGCTGGTCGTGGGTTACACTACCTTCACACTGGTACAGGGATTGAGTTTGGTGTTATTCATCGTGACGTCAAGAGCTCTAATATTTTACTAAATGAAAGTTGGGCCGCTAAATTATCGGATTTTGGGTTGTCAAAGATAGGTCCTACGAATCAGCCATCGACATATGTCAATACACTTATTAAAGGCACTTTTGGGTATTTGGATCCAAATTATTTCACAACGGGAAGGCTGACAAGAAAGTCTGACGTGTATGCTTTTGGGGTGGTATTGTTTGAAGTGTTGTGTAGGAAACGTGCGGTGGATAGAAGTCTTGATGAGGATCAATGGGGTCTAGCTATATGGGCTCAAGATAAAATGAATGAAGGCAATTTAAGGAGTATAATTGATTGTGATATAAGGGATCAAATATCTCAAAAAAGTTTGAAGCATTATGTTCGAATTTCAAGGAGATGTTTGCATAACCACCCAAAGCAGCGTCCTACAATGGTTGAGGTTGTCGCCTGTCTTGAGTCAGTATTGACCATACAAGAGAAAGTCAATAGCTCACTAAAACCAGGAATCAGAACAATATTTGGTAAAATGAGTAATATGCTTCCATTCCCCTCGAACCAAGAGAACTCAG CGAAAAATTATCAGAAAATACCAAGTAATAACAATACTGACACTGGAATGGCTAGCAGTAGGTTTTTGGACAGCAGCAAAGTTCCGTCAAATTTCAGATATCCTAATCCACGTTTAAAAGTATACACATTCGCTGATTTAATAAACGCTACAAGTAACTTCGGTCAAGATTTGATTTTGGGTGAGGGAGCTTTTGGAAAAGTGTTTCTAGGTTGGGTGAATGAAAACACATTCGCTCCTTCAAGTTGTGGTGTTGGAATTCCTGTTGCAGTTAAAAGGCGTAGCGCCTCAAGCTATGAAGGACATGCTGAATGGCTG GCAGAGGTGAGCTTCTTAGGACGATTGGCTCATTCCAATATTATTAATCTCTTGGGATACTGCAGTGATGAGCATGAATACTTGCTTGTTTACGAGTACATGCAAAATCAAAGCTTTGATCGCTTTTTATATAATG ATCCACGTCTTAACGCTACACCACTTTCTTGGGGAACCCGACTCATCATATTGATAGGGGTTGCCCGTGGACTCACTTACTTGCATTCGTCAAAAGAGCAAATCATATACAATAATGTCAGAAGCTCTAGTATATTGCTGGATCAG GAATATAATGCAAAACTCGGAGATTTTAAATTGGCAAGATTTGGACCCGAAGTTGGAAAAACACATGTTACGACAAAAGTTGTGAGCTATGGAAGTATTTTTGCCCCAGAGTATTATTGCACCG GCCATCTGAGTGTGAAAAGTGACATCTATTGTTTTGGAGCGTTGTTGCTAGAAACTACGACAGGGCAAAAATGGATGGACATTATGCGGCGCTATGAGACACAGGATTTGACACATTGGGCGAGTCTAATCTTGAAAATTAGAACAGATTTAAAAGAAATAGTGGATCTGGGTGAGTTAATGTACCCCGCAGAAGGTGTTAACGAATGTGTTACACTTGCATTAAGATGTCTTGCATACAAACCTAAGGATAGACCGTCAATTGAAGAAGTTTTACCGAGTCTCGAACGAATATGTGCTACTAGCAAGTAA